Genomic window (Phragmites australis chromosome 5, lpPhrAust1.1, whole genome shotgun sequence):
TGCGACCGGGCCGGGCGTGGTCATGGTGGCATCACCAGCAGTGAGGCAAGGCATGGGCACTGTTAGCACGACCAGGTGCGCGGGTGCAGTCCGTGGTGAAGAAGAGGGCGCGACCAGGGAGCCTGCGCTAGGCCTGCTCGAGCACTGTGTCGAGGGGGTCGGAGAGTGCCGCAACTGCTCAACGTCGCTGTGCAACGGAGCTACCGAGGGAGATTGCGAGCGCTTAACGTCAGAAGGAGACGGAGCTGTCATAGTGGGGGATGCTGTGGCAGCAGTGCGTAACACCGGCATGACATAGTCATCGGAGAGAAAACCAAAGGAGGAGCTACGGTCACTGGTAGCTGAGGAGGTCATGGAAGGGAAGGAGGATTCGTCAAAAACAACGTGGAACGAAATAATCACGTGTTTCGTTGTGGGATCAAAGCACCTGTACCCTTTGTGAGATGTTGGATATCCGAAGAAAACACAGACAGTGGAACGTGATGCAAGTTTGTGTGGGAATGTGGCAGTGAGGTTAGGATAGCAGAGACAACCGAATACACGGAGATGGTTGTAGTCAGGTTGTTTGCGATGTAGGAGCTCAAAGGGAATGAAGTTGTTAATTGAAGAGGATGGACGCTGTTTGAGCAAATAGGTAGCAGTGGCAAGTGCCTCGGCCCAATAGGAGGGAGGCATGGATGCATGGAGCAGGAGGGTGCGGATGGAGTTATTATTTGTGCGGAGAACTCGTTCGGCCTTGCCATTTTGTGGGGAGGTGTAATAGGATGCCGTGGGCTGTGAGAAAAGTGGTGGTGGCGTGGTTAACGAACTCAGTGCCATTGTCCGCATAAAGAAATTTTAGAGGCAAGCCGAACTGAGTATGTATGTACTAGGTGAAATGAACGATGTGCTGATGAACCTTATATTTGCATTTAAGGGGAAAAGTCCAGCAAAAGTGAGTAAAATCATCAAGGAGTACCAAGTAATATGAATAGCCTGAAATGCTAGTGACTGGGGATGTCCATACATCGCGATGAATTAGTTCAAAAGGTGCAGAGGTGCACGAGGTGGAACTACTAAAGGGCAGGCGCACATGCTTGCCAAGCTGACATGAGTGGCAAGGCGTGTGAGTTGTTTTATTACATGAAATAATTGACTTATTTAGAAGGGTGTCGAGGACAGTGGAACCAGGATGGCCGAGTCGTTGATGTCAAACGGTTGTCGAGACAGCAAGGTTGGCTTGAGCGGCAGTGGTGGAGCGGACCGAAGGGAGGGTGTAGAGATCGCCACAACTATTGCAGCGAAGAATCGCGCGCCTGGTTAGGAGGTCCTTGACAGAGAAACCTAAGGCATCAAATTCAATTGAACAATGGTTGTCACGAGTAAATTGTCGTACCGAAAGAAGATTATGAACAAGAGAAGGGACAACGAGGACATTGTTGAGGGCAAAGTTAGAGGAGGCAGTTGGAACAATGGAATGACCACGAGGGGCGATAGGTATGATGGTGCCATTGCCTACTGTAATGACAGAATGATAGGGAGGGAGGCGAGAGAGGAGTATACCATTCGTGGATGACATGTGGGAGGTAGCTCCGGAGTCCATGACACAAGGGCCCGGACCTTGCACCGACAACTGATTTAGGGCCGCAATTAGGCCAGCCTAGTCCCAGCTCTGGGTCGGTAGCAGGGAGGCCTACGAGGGTGCAAAAGCCGTATGGGCCTGCAGATATGGGCCAAGGAGGTCGGCTCTAGGGGCACGCCACGCGCCGGATTGAGCCGCCCACATATTAAAACAAATCCATGGACCGCTAGGTTAGAATagctactttttaccctatacaggaaataaatatctaccatggtaattgTTGGGGTGCCTGTACCCAGAGGGGGGGGCGGTCTGGGGGGCGGCCTGCTGTTGCGCGCGGCCGGTGTTGGGGCGATTGCGGCTGCCACCACAATGGTTTTCAGAGCGCTTGGGGTCGCTGGCACGGCTGGAGGAGTAGGAGCCACCGGTTGCCAGGGATGGGGTGAAAGAGCAACACCCGCCCAAGCCGTAGGAAGAGGAGGGGCCGGCCGCGAGGAGAGTCGTGTCAGTGGTGACCTTCTCCTTGTTGGCTAGGTGCAGCTCCTTGAGGTCTAGCATGAAGCAGGCTTTAGCGAATATGGGGAGCACAGGCATGTTGGCGATGTCCTCGGCGGTGTTGGAGTAGTGAGGATTGAGGCCACACAGGAGATTGAGGATGAGTTGTGATTCAAAGACAATGTGACTGACGTCGCGGAGGGAGTCGGTGACCTCTTGACGTGCTGGCAGTACTCTAAAATGGACAGATCGCCCTGGGTCATCGAGTGGAACTGGTGACTTAAGAAGATGGCGCACAGTTCCTTGTTCGCTTGGAACAATTCTTCGATGGTGACCCATAGAGCGCGTGTGTCCTGATTCGGCTCCATGACGAGGTTGAGGACGTCGTCCGAGACAGAGCCAAAGAGCCAGCTGCGAACACAGTAGTCGGCCTGCTCCCATTGAGCATCGACGGGGCGTGGAGGAGAGTCGTCAATGTGAGACATGAGCCTGAATTTTCCACACATCAACTGGAAGAAGAGACCCACTTGTTGAagttggtgttcttgagttcgaGGGTGACAAAAACATGGGATTTCATGGCGACGGTGGCGTAGGGGTTGATGAAGGCATGGACGGTGGTGTCGATGAGAGAGGCACTTGTGGCAAAGGAGGTGGTGGAGTTGGTCGACATGGCGTTGACGGCACGTGTGGAGGGGCGTCACGCGGCGAGGTTGGGTGCGGCAGAGGTTGCACCGACGCACTAGAGGGAGGAAGCGGAAAGGGTCGGAAGAATCTCTGATACCATGTAGAAAGGTGGAGAATGAGGCAAGCACCGCACTCCCAGATCAATGGGAGTGTCCTTTCATATATGGACGGTTAAAACCGGTATTTGGAAGGTTACACATATCCTCAATCAGAAGATGTATACAAGGTAAGTATATGTGTACAATTTCTCTATTACGGAGGACTATTGACTATtggggagagaaagagatgtTCGGCCGCCATGTGCTGTGCTCCCTAATTCATTGGTCACAAATTTAGGCTTCCTGAATCCTGGGAATCAGCAAAGACCTCCAAAATCACTAATAATTAATCCTCGGTAGAAATAGGTATTGTGCACGAACCATGATCACAGTCTAATGTAAAGTACTAACCAGATCTTTCCAGGAAATCTTCTATTCCATTGGAATTAGTTTTTCCATCAATCTAAAAGAACTCCAGATGTTTCTAATTCCTGTGTAGGCAGCATCTAGCTTCATtagccagagagagagagagagagagagagagagagagagagagagagagagagagagagagagagagagagagattcatGCAGATACACATATATACTACTTCAGCATGGCACGGTAGATCTACTTACTCTCATCATGAACCAGCACCCCCAAGTCTGAGCTCCAAATCCAGATCCTCCCCTTCACCATAATCACCATCGCTATCCTTCGAGAAGTACTGATGATCTCGTCGGTCTTCTTTGCCACGACCAGCGGCGCAGTAAGGGCCGAACAGCCGCAGCTCTTGCGGCGCCACCCGTTCGGCATGGAACAAGCTTTCACAGGCCGCCGTGGACGGCACCTCGCTCGCACTCGCCGCCGGATGAGTTTGGCCGATCGCCACAAGCGTCGTCGAGTATTGCTCATAGCAATTGCTGCTTCCTTGAGCCGCTGCGGCGACGGTCGGTCCTGATTTCCCCCTGTGCTTACGGTGGACGTTCATGTGGCCACCCAGCGCTTGGGCCGTCGGGAACCCCCGCATGCAGAAGGTGCACTTGTACGGCTGCCTTGTtccctcgtcgtcgtcgccgttgGCGCCGGTGCGCTTATTGTGCAGCTCTTTTTCGACGTCATCAGCCTCTGAGCTCGGGGTTCTTGCACCATCTTCCTTCCGTTCTTGGCTGAACTCCATGTGTCTACAGGAGCTAAATTGAGGAAGCTAGGTAGGCAGAGTTacgagctagggttttaggctATTTCTTGGAGGATCTGGTATGGTCTTCAGATGCAAATGGTGCCTGATATGGTCAAGCGCGACAAAGAAACGCGAGGTGGCAAGTATAATATGTGGTTATTTTCTAGCTGCCGTGACTACAATATCAGAGCTTAGTGTGCATTGATGTGTGTGTTACTCTTGTTAATGTTTCTTTCGTCATCCTGCCGGCCTgaacatttttattttcttctgcaGTCAAGTGCATGCTGCGAATTAGTTTGAGTTGTTGGTTCGTTTCTGGCCTAGCTGCAACTGGACCTAGGGTTTTTTTTCCCCGGTATTATTAGCAATCAGATATACCGGCCCGAAATCTTTTACCCTGAACTGGACTGCTTCTCCAAGCTAGGGTTTTGcaggcttgctaattaaataactTGTTCAACTTGCTAATGCCTACAGTTGCATGCACCCGGCCGGCTGGTTAATTCATGGCGGAAAGACTAGGGCTTGTTTGTTTCACAGCCTAAGAATAAGCTTGTCAAATGTTTTTGTCTAACTTGTCACATTTGTGATGAAAATAATCATCACCCCATCTTAGACTGACTAACATAATCTTACTACACTTTTTTTAGTCTATGACTTCAAATCTACCTAACCTTAAACGTGACAAAATACGATAACATATAAATATGAACCAAACGAGTCTTATACGCCCCATCTTTCTTGCGGGCGAGCCTGTCCAATTTATAGCTCACCCTTTGGTGGCCTCTAAACTCGCAGACTCACACCAGATGATTTATAATTGGTATTCACATATAGGGCATATGCAATAGTGTTGTCTCATTGCCTCAACGCGGTCTTATGTAGGATTTATGAGACAGTTCGTACAATGCCTCGATATCTTGGGTTTTGTATGGACCAAATCAAGGGCTAGCCTTCAATAGAGACGACATCTGGTACAATGGTGCATGCATCATCCTCTAGCGTTAAAAATTCGCTCAAGAGATGATTACTCCACGAGAAATCCTTGTAAAAAGTAGATGATTGTAAACGGGGCTTAACATTCTTTAAAAAACCACTATTGCATTGAAAAAAGCGGAGTAGTCACATACAAAAAGCTACTTTGGTAGCATATagctaacaaaaaaaaaagaaatgtgcAGCGGAGGTGGAGCCCGATCGATCATGCCGGTGTCCAAAACGACTAAACGGACTATAAGTCGATTTCTAGAATAATCGAAGCAACAACTATCATATGGAATCCCACGCTTAGCACCGAAATGAGATTAAATGTTTCATATATATTTACAGCAAAACCAATGTCAAAGCAAATCAGTTAGCACTTAATTAGCAGGGCGTGACGTTGGCGGCGAGCACGTCCCTGCATTAACCACAAGATAAGCTGCATTAGCCACAACATAGGTACACTTGTATTTACAACCACATCCAGATAGATAGTTCTATCTATCATCTTGTCAACGAAAGCTGCATTAGCCACAAGGCTTAAAATACATCTCTTGCGGACCAAACGATGCCCGCCTGCGTCCCATATTTCATCAAGGAACCAACAGATAAGCTGAACAAAAACCAGACAAAAAATACAATTAAAAAATACACCCAGACAAACACAGGAGATTTTATACCTCCACTCCCACAGAATGAACCATACACTAGAATCAGTTTTTCACTGTCACCTATGGTGGGATTGTCCAAACCAACCATAAGCTAGAATCAATTTTCCCTATCACCTATCTAATGTACTACAATATGTATATACAGACCCTAAATGAACCAAAAAGGAACCAGCGGACATCATAAATTCAGAAGAATATAAAAACAGAAGAAATTTCAGGGTTTCTAACTTTGAACTTAAGAACCAGGGGCAGATATGTATTTCGCAATCAAGCACTTTGTAATCCTCCTGTTGTCATAAGCAGAAAATCCATGCACATGAATAAAGGATTAAGGATGCACACAAATTGTTTAACCAGCAGATTCTAGGTAATGTATCCTCCCTCCACCATTAATTCAGAAATGCAGTTGTGCTTCATGTCTCATCCAACTGACTGCAGAATAATTATATTTCAACTAAAAGAAGCACTTAACACCCAAAAAACTGTTAGCCTGATAACAAGAAAGCGGCAGGGCTACAGTAAGAGCAGCGGAAGCATATGCATTCAGTTCCACAAGTTTCACAACCAAACAAGTAAAGATAGTGTTCAACAAATACGCAGTATTCAGTTCTAATCATGTCAGTGTAAAGAGTCCCATGGTCCAGATAAATAAAACCTTCAAGACAGATAGGGCAAACATCCTCCTCATCAGGCTTATCTTCAGAGGCACCTTTTTTGCATGACTCGTACTCATCCATCTTCAAAGATTCCTGCTGCTCATCAGTTTTGCTCTTAATGTCTGACTTCTCCAAATCTGCAGATGAATCTGAAATTCTAAGCTGCTATCACTACCATGAGAGGTTAATTATCAACGCTCATGCTGACAGTTAGTCAATTCTTTACCGGGGTTTTCTGCAATTGTCAAGCCAACATCGTAAGGCAAAGGTGTAGGCGGTGCTCGATAAGTGTCAGGAGTGGATGTATCAAGATTTGTGTCAACTGCAACTATGGAAGAATCTGGAAACGGTCCACCAAAGGCTGGAGACAATGGTTCATGATCCTCTAGATTTTGTTTAACAACGTAAACAACCACAAAGCTAGCAGTCAGCTTACAATTCAatcatgatattttttttgcagaagGATAtgatcatcacacaagtcatacTAAAGCAAAAACGGTATTGTTTTGGAGAGTTTGTATTGTAGAATCATCAAGGATTGAAACAACAACCAGGAGATTCACATTATAAGTAAAATGGTCCAACCAGTTGCATCAAAACTACAAACACAATAATTAAATTCCTAGCATCATGTTGTTTTTAGCATGTGCAAATGGCATACAAGTAAAATCCAGGGCTCTCTCGTACACCAGAACTTTAAATGAGCAGAAATGCAGAATGCATTACATATAGCAACCGGAACAAAAATATGTGAGAAGCATGGTAACGACCAGACTATCATACAGTTTAGGACAAAGGCGAGAGAAAAAAATGCTGATAATTGAGCTGGACCTTTTGATATCAAAAGTGAACAGATGGTAAATACCTCCCTAACAATAACTTACTGTTGTTGTTCGGTAATGCATTGTGGCACACAAATAAGATAATAATATGAATTCAGAGAACATATGTAAGACAAAGCAGGTTCCACATACATAGGTACCAACTGGTGCTCTATCTGATTCCGATCTTCTTGATGAACCACAGAAACAGCCACCCATTATGTCCTGATGAAAAGCTTAATCCAAACTATCCTCTAGCTTATGTTCAAAACTAAAGTTCGTTGTTCGTATCCCTACAAAGAAACAACCCTATGTCGATGCAAGAAAGGATATAGGAAATCATGCAGTAAATAGAAAACATAGACATGTATACAAGATGATACAACTATATCTCAGAGGTGGGCACTAAGATATTCATTATGATTTATTGTAGCGGAGATGTTTCTAATATCACCAGTTCAGGCTCTTTTTTGGGTAAAACGGCAGCTCGGTTTAGCAATTTTTCACGAGGCCTTAGGAATTGAAGTATATACCGTGAAATTTCTACAAAAATCCTAAGAAGAAACTAACACTAATAATTTTAGGAAATCCAGAATTATTAACATTAAGTTAACACAGGACACTACAATACAGCTCTTAAATTGCTTTTTATGACATGATTTTTTCTCCTTTGGGACTTCAAGTTTTTTGATTGGAGGTATCTATCAGTGTAttaggaactgggggtccctgagtcccgaggccaggccagctgtccgccacgtggcaccaccCCGCGAGGTTCCCCtcgcggggtgaggaaagtctaagtcctgggaagaaagtgctcggggaggcgcccggtcgcccccgagcaccctagtcccccgacgatcagaagagctaagccccgggagagagtgctcgggggctgcgcgCAACAGCCCCCGGAcgcacggttccccgaaggtcagTATAAacgtgctcgggagagggtgctcagggttgCGCGTGGCAGTCCCCGGGCtctcgattccccgaaggttcgtacaagagtgctcgggagaaagtgctcggggaggtcaaCGGTACCTCCGAGtacccggtgccccgaggacgtggataagcattctcgggagagagtgctcgaggaggtcaacggtacccccgagcactcggttccccgatgacccagggaggcccccaaggggcccaccgatgaagTGTctgcccgtcagaggtccaaggccgcattgaATGGGCACGcatggcctgacatatccaattgctcccgccgcagcgtcagctcctgccatgctttggcagaggggcgtgggggtATTAATTGCACGAGCCCTGTCCCGTATCACCCGGTGTGTTTCGAGATAgcattgccaggatcaaggcgttccgcctaccgccctgccgcagcagaggaacaagacaggacgggcacgccgggtgcccctgtggctgcccggtgggccctctcaacggcgtcCGTTgacagggcgtccacagtgacgagtgaccagACGCGTGCCGTgcttttttccaccgccccagttatttcgcccagagaaaatgatgacgcctttttcagtcatggcgtcttggaacttgtaccccttccttcccgttcggggtatgtcgtagccggcgagtgcataaaagagtggACACACCGGAGGGACAAAGGGGACGAAGGAGAGACAgagaagacgaaccccacaacgaaccaagccaacagacgaagacaTCGTGAGCTAGCCTGAGCAGAGCTTCTGCCAAgaaacaaggagcctcaagctcttagttagacacaatattcttgtaaccagatatatcctcgAGGgacctccctcaggacagttaattcatccatacaggagtagggtattacgcccccgtgcggcccgaacctgtctaaactccggtgcatttattcctctttgcactaggtcgatcatcccccaccaccggccgttgcatttacattcacttccatttatttctccgacgaacttattcaggatcatcccccgaccgaatctctaaaaaaggatCTCTCGgaatccctgcgataggagttaatcctccgacagtatccTAGGACCATAAATCACAACTAAACCATCAAACTTCCCCACAAACTTTGTTTCAATCCAAGAAACATTCCAAGGTCAGCACAGAGCAAAGCCCTCTGACTTATCTCACCAACGCCATCACCACTCCTGAATTGGACAAAATATCTATGCGGAAACCTGAATAAACTCATATTCAAGTCAATCGCCATTAATAGGTGAAGATTTTTGTACAGGGAACTAGGGAGGCAAGCAAGAGGTGCTCTAACAAGAATAATACCAGAGATTAACCAGGAACAACTGAATAATTCGCGCCGGAACGGCACAGGACAGAAACGGAAGGACGAGATTAGTTGGTACCAGAGACGAATTACAGATGCAAAGCAGGGGCGCGGCGCTCCCTCGATCGCCTCGGGAGTCGTGAGCTCGCTGCTTCCCCACGTCTTCTCTCCTGCAAGAGGAGAGGGCCGGTGCTTGCGAGTTCGCGGAATGTGGAGGGTTCTTTCTGTAAGACTGGCCGTCTAAGCGGAGAAGAGGACCAAAGAACAcactcttttaaaaaaaaaatctaaaattagataatatatataaacatatttatcaaaatagataatatgtcatCGTATTTACAAATATAGTATCCGTATTCGACGTATCATTTAccgaaaaaatattttcagtaTAACGTACGCCGAAAAACCCATATTTGACATACCGCGTGGCAAATACGAGCTGCTGTATTCGCCACACGGTGTGTCAAATATGACCGTATGCCGAATTAGTGACCGTACGGTAGGCAAAGGTCATATTCGGTgctgaatacggcactgtagcccatatttaACACTCGGTATACTgaatacggttgatattcgACACATTGgttacagtgccatattcggcacaccgtgtactGAATATGATTGGGTCCGCGGTTTTACAGCGTAGGGTGTACCAAAATttcattttcggtaaatgatgtgccgaatacaaatactaaaattataaatatgataacatattgtctatttcagcaaatacattcatgtatgttatctaattttaaatttttgctaCTTTTTTCCACCAAGCTGACACTAGCTTCTCTTGTTATTTATGGACGTAATTTCATGCGGATTCACCTATCAGTAACTTTTGTTGAATAGAAATactaagggtatgtttggttacgctgaatttttaaaaaaactgtttttaaaaGTTTATGTTAAAAAGTTAcgggtagaaaagttatttttaattgattttttatataaaataagtATATAATGTATATAATACATCTTAAAATATCATCCTTTAATCTATATAAGCTCCTTCAAATTAGGTTCAAGCTTCGAATAATAATAACAATTTTTACCTCTCTCAAACTATTTTCACAAACAGattatttgtttcagttttttaCTTTTAAGTAGTAAAAATGggtataagttgaattaaaCATGACCTAGGTTCCTCATTCTACTTATACttcactttttatttttatttttatttttattttgggaggaataaatgttttgttatttttttctcgATCCTCCGTGCTAGGAGAAAGGATTGGGATGCCACGGGGATAGGACACGTGGACATAGTCAGTAACTGACAGGTGGAGCCAAATTTGACGAGGCTGTCAACTTGGGTTCTTCACAAGTTGGTTGGGATCGTTGGTCTATTTGATGCTGACGTGGCTTTTCTGACTTGACAGCGATAGGTATCAATTATCGTGGGATGAAGTTTACTATCGttttatatttctattttttgcGGGAAATTACCATTTGTTCCCTTATCACAATGATTTTGTTAGCACAACATTTGCTCATGACTCGTATGGATGCCATGGTGACCTGTATTTAGAGACAAAAGGGGTACTAACAAAACATTAGCAATGGTGCATATGTTTGTGTACTAATACCTTTAGTCGCAAGTTAGAGACATTTTGGGATGTGCACAATAAATCATCTAAAGTTTGGTCATTGATGTTTTTTAGAATATTGGGAGTGAAAATGTGAGGAATGATATGTgtcattttttctaaaaaaatctataattataatttatttGATCTGTagatatatgaaaaaaaaaactaatgatcAAAGTCATGTTTTCAAGACCATATCCGTGTTCAACGCTAGGGGTGGAGCTTATCTAGGGCCAGCAAGGGGTcaataaggagcatgaagagtttAGTATAAAATTTAAGGATATTTAGTGACAACCTAATTCTTTGAAGAAACTGTCCATCTCACTTTCTCATGTTAATTTTAAGATGgatgttttgtatttttttttatgatataatTGATGCACCATGCTCATCTACttgcaataaaaatatttatattgagACTAACTTTGCAAGTAAGAACAATAAACTCAAACAAAAAGTAGAGAGGCTAAAGAATGATTTTTTAGATGAAATGTGCCGTCCTTCTAGCATTCCTTAATATAAAATCTTCAATTAGATCTCTATATGCAACATTCTGTAAAATACCATTTATCAGTGCTACTGTAGCCAATCAACTTAATCTTTCTTATGTTGTAGAACCATGGGGCTGCGACACATGTGGCTCTGATTGCTTTGCTCGGCTATGAAACAAGACAACATCCCCACTCTCCAGTCTCGAATTGACAAACTCCAAGTTTCCAATCGACTCCGATGCATAACAATAGAGAACAATGCTTGAGAGATGAGAAGGAAAACACcatataaaaattagatgatagaTTGAGGTTGGAGGTAGCTCACACACTACTACACAACACTACTATACAGGCGGGTGGAAAcaccttttcacaggcgtttaacGCACCCGTCTGAGAATgaaggcctgtgaaaatgaaCGATTTCCGCAGACGCAAAActaactgcctgtggaaatggattccacaggcggttgacataaggaaccgtctgtgaaaatgtatttccacaggcggttgacataaggaaccgtctgtgaaaatgtatttccacaggcggtttcttaagtcatccgcatgtggaaatacatttccacatgcggtttgttaagtcaaccgcctgtgaaaatggatttacacaggcggtttcttaagtcaaccgcctatgaaaatgtATTTTCACGTGCAGTTTGTTAAGTCAAACACCTGTGGAAATGTATTTCCATAGTCGGTTCCTTAAGccaaccgcctgtggtatgtatttctttcaaaaaaataattagaatatattttattccctcgcagacaacctcccctcatatCGAGATACATGTACACCAATCAGATtataatcttttatgtaattgatgcaacactcaacgacttcctcggtattgtagccctcgatcatagaaccctctgggtgagcacgattccatacatagcccttgagaatgcccatatacCGCTCAAACGtatacatctgatgcaagaaTACAAGGCCTAACgtaattatctcattcacgatatgaaccaagaggtgtaccatgatatcgaaaaaggatggagggaagcacatctcaaattggcacagagtctctaccaagtaattatgtagagcacccagtttttcagcatcgatcaccttctgagcaattgcgttgaagaagtgacacaaccgtgtgatgaccacctttatgtatcttggcttgatacccctgatagCAATAGGGAGCATttacgtcatcatcacatgacaatcgtgagacgtcatgccgattagcttcaaatctttcatcgagactaggttcttaatgttggatgagtagccagtcgggactctcaccccacgtaagcacttgcacaatgcctttttcttctcaagtgtcagagagtagctagccgggggaagataatgtttctcgtttggtctgtcttcagggtgtagctctgacctgatttcaaaatgcaccaagtccttacgtgacttgatttcatcctttgtcttgctcggtatgtctagtaagaggccaatgatgctatcacacacattcttctcaacgtgcatgacatcgatgctatgacggacgtccaagtccttccaatagggcaaatacttaaagaaaatcggcatcttcttccacagcgtgatggtcggcgtctcacttttcttcctctttttacccttcagcggcttcccaaaaataaccttgatgctactgaccatttgaaATACTAGTGCCCCACTGCGAGGTTTCAGGctagtatcttcctcaaccgtgttgtcaaaatatttcttcatcttgtggtATTTGCGAGTTATGAGTAAGAACTGTCGATatcgcgtgtacactaccttctgtgagtatggaaggtacacagatccaatttcatccaagcacactgcacatccttacTTCCCTTTAACCTGATAGGGAAAAAGGGcaggataatcattgatggtaacgaaaatcatgactttcagcgtgaagtactgtcgtcggaactcatctCACACCCagaccccctcgttccacagtttcgccatatcttccatcaatggttccagaaacatatatatatcgttgccaggttatTTCAGTcattggataagaatggacagtaTAAGGTActttccgcttcatgcatagccatggaggaaggttgtagataatCAGGACCACTggtcaagtgctatgtgaggtgctcatgtcaccgaaaggattcattccgtcggtact
Coding sequences:
- the LOC133918140 gene encoding zinc finger protein 36-like, with the translated sequence MEFSQERKEDGARTPSSEADDVEKELHNKRTGANGDDDEGTRQPYKCTFCMRGFPTAQALGGHMNVHRKHRGKSGPTVAAAAQGSSNCYEQYSTTLVAIGQTHPAASASEVPSTAACESLFHAERVAPQELRLFGPYCAAGRGKEDRRDHQYFSKDSDGDYGEGEDLDLELRLGGAGS
- the LOC133918141 gene encoding uncharacterized protein LOC133918141 — translated: LNCKLTASFVVVYVVKQNLEDHEPLSPAFGGPFPDSSIVAVDTNLDTSTPDTYRAPPTPLPYDVGLTIAENPDLEKSDIKSKTDEQQESLKMDEYESCKKGASEDKPDEEDVCPICLEGFIYLDHGTLYTDMIRTEYCVFVEHYLYLFGCETCGTECICFRCSYCSPAAFLLSG